One genomic region from Cetobacterium sp. 8H encodes:
- the xseA gene encoding exodeoxyribonuclease VII large subunit produces MEEKIYTVTEFNKLVKLYLDENPNFQEFFLSGELSGVTYYKSGHLYFTLKDKQSQIKCAAFNYKYKRIPDDLKEGDSVKIFGDVGFYETRGDFQVLVRHIQKEDKLGEMFAKLEKLKNDLEKEGLFSPLFKKPLPKYPSAIGIVTAYTGAAFHDIVNTTRKRFKNIDIYIYSAKVQGIGAKEEIVKGIETLNKIPEIDLIIAGRGGGSVEDLWAFNEEEVARAFYRSEKPIISAVGHEIDYLLSDLVADVRAATPTQAIEIAIPVKEDIEKKLLDKQRILSNYMRSLFERKKENIQNLRKSYVLKNFQKIVSEKNQNLILKEERLERALEKIIKNKKHDLDIRIERVVVLNPIATLKRGYSITKLDGRIVKNSLELKIGQKIETILDKGKVTSLIEEIIE; encoded by the coding sequence ATGGAAGAAAAAATTTATACGGTGACAGAGTTTAATAAACTGGTAAAGTTATACTTAGATGAAAATCCGAATTTTCAAGAATTCTTTTTAAGTGGGGAGCTTTCAGGTGTCACATACTATAAAAGTGGACACTTGTATTTCACATTAAAAGATAAACAAAGCCAAATTAAATGTGCAGCATTTAACTACAAATACAAAAGAATTCCAGATGATTTAAAAGAAGGAGATTCTGTAAAAATATTTGGAGATGTTGGTTTCTATGAAACTAGAGGAGATTTTCAGGTTTTAGTTAGACATATTCAAAAAGAGGATAAACTTGGAGAGATGTTTGCTAAACTTGAAAAATTGAAAAATGATTTAGAAAAAGAAGGACTATTTTCACCACTATTCAAGAAACCACTACCAAAATATCCAAGTGCTATAGGGATTGTGACAGCATATACTGGAGCGGCATTTCATGATATAGTAAACACTACAAGAAAAAGATTTAAAAATATAGATATATACATATACTCAGCAAAAGTTCAAGGTATCGGAGCTAAAGAGGAGATTGTAAAAGGGATAGAAACTTTAAATAAAATTCCTGAAATAGATCTGATTATAGCTGGACGTGGTGGAGGAAGTGTAGAAGATCTATGGGCTTTTAATGAAGAAGAAGTTGCAAGGGCTTTTTATAGAAGTGAAAAGCCAATAATTTCTGCTGTAGGACATGAAATAGATTACTTGTTGAGTGATTTAGTAGCAGATGTAAGAGCAGCAACACCAACTCAAGCCATTGAGATAGCAATTCCTGTGAAGGAAGATATTGAAAAAAAACTTTTGGATAAACAGAGAATATTGAGTAATTATATGAGAAGTTTATTTGAGCGTAAAAAGGAAAACATTCAAAATTTAAGAAAAAGTTATGTATTGAAAAATTTTCAAAAGATTGTATCCGAAAAAAATCAAAATTTAATTTTGAAAGAAGAACGATTAGAAAGAGCCTTAGAAAAAATTATAAAAAATAAGAAGCATGATTTAGATATAAGGATTGAAAGAGTAGTAGTATTGAATCCAATAGCTACACTAAAAAGAGGATATAGTATAACGAAACTAGATGGAAGAATAGTTAAAAATAGTTTAGAATTAAAAATTGGTCAGAAAATAGAAACTATTTTAGATAAAGGGAAAGTAACAAGTTTAATAGAGGAGATTATAGAATGA
- a CDS encoding tRNA1(Val) (adenine(37)-N6)-methyltransferase translates to MVLENEDIANICEGYTLIQKKDGFRFGTDAVLLSNFFNGKKNAKVLEIGTGNGIIPILLAAKDKITKIKAIEIQSEIAELAKRNVIRNGLEDIIEVVNEDIKNIQEGNSYDYIISNPPYMVLDGKEINDKDIKSIARHEIKLNLKEFVLNAKRLLKPRGELFMVHKSYRFLEISEELSKSGFSVKRVRFVHYSKDKDSSIVLIEASKGRKNILKIETPIFLNDN, encoded by the coding sequence TATACATTGATTCAAAAAAAAGATGGTTTTAGATTTGGAACGGATGCAGTTCTATTATCTAATTTCTTTAACGGAAAGAAAAATGCTAAAGTTTTAGAAATAGGGACAGGAAATGGAATAATACCGATTTTACTTGCAGCTAAAGATAAAATTACTAAAATAAAAGCAATAGAAATACAGTCAGAAATAGCTGAATTAGCTAAAAGAAATGTAATAAGAAATGGATTAGAGGATATAATTGAGGTAGTTAATGAGGATATAAAAAATATTCAAGAAGGTAATAGTTACGATTATATTATTTCAAACCCACCTTACATGGTTTTAGATGGAAAAGAAATAAATGACAAAGATATAAAAAGTATTGCTCGACATGAAATAAAACTTAATTTAAAAGAGTTTGTTCTAAATGCTAAAAGACTTTTAAAACCAAGAGGAGAACTTTTTATGGTTCATAAAAGTTATAGATTTTTAGAAATTTCAGAAGAACTTAGTAAGAGTGGATTTTCAGTAAAAAGAGTAAGATTTGTTCACTATTCTAAAGATAAGGATTCAAGTATAGTTCTTATAGAAGCTAGTAAAGGGAGAAAAAATATATTGAAAATAGAAACTCCAATTTTTTTGAACGATAACTAG
- the uvrB gene encoding excinuclease ABC subunit UvrB, whose translation MEVVMFKLSSKYSPTGDQPEAIKSLMKNLNEGVKDQTLLGVTGSGKTFTIANIIKETGRAALVLAPNKTLAAQLYSEYKSFFPENAVEYFVSYYDYYQPEAYIASTDTYIEKDSSINDEIDKLRNAATAALINRNDVIIVASVSAIYGLGSPETYKNLTIAIDRKTGYNRKKLISKLIELRYERNDIAFERGKFRVKGDVIDIYPSYMESGYRIEFWGDDIEEISEINTLTGQKIKKNIERIAISPATHYVTEEGEQERIIEAIKKDLEIEVEAFEKSGKLLEAQRLKQRTEYDLEMIQQVGYCKGIENYSRYLTKKYPGEKPDTLMDYFPKDFIVYIDESHIGIPQIRGMYNGDRARKTSLVENGFRLKSALDNRPLTFDEFRENCGQTVFISATPGEFEIEKSSGHIAEQLIRPTGILDPKIEVRETKNQVDNLLEEIRKNVEKKERVLITTLTKKMAEELTEFYLTLGVRVKYMHSDIDTLERIEIIKGLRKGEFDVLVGINLLREGLDIPEVSLVAILEADKEGFLRSKRSLVQTIGRAARNTEGRVILYGDVMTESMRYAIDETNRRRKKQHEYNLLHGIEPKTIYREVSESVFVWANEEEKIIEAKHFTSKQDIEKEISKLLIEIKILSEELDFEKAIEKRDEMNKLKMMLLEL comes from the coding sequence ATGGAGGTTGTTATGTTTAAGTTAAGTTCTAAATATAGCCCAACAGGAGATCAACCCGAAGCAATAAAATCACTTATGAAAAATTTGAATGAGGGAGTGAAAGATCAGACACTATTAGGAGTAACTGGGTCAGGTAAAACATTCACAATAGCAAATATAATAAAAGAAACAGGTCGAGCAGCATTGGTTTTGGCACCAAATAAAACTCTAGCTGCACAGCTTTATTCAGAATATAAAAGCTTTTTTCCAGAAAATGCGGTGGAATATTTTGTATCTTACTATGATTACTATCAGCCTGAAGCTTATATAGCGTCGACAGATACATATATAGAAAAAGATTCCTCTATAAATGATGAGATAGATAAACTTAGAAATGCTGCTACTGCAGCCTTAATAAATAGAAATGATGTTATAATTGTGGCTTCAGTTTCAGCAATATATGGATTAGGTTCACCTGAGACCTATAAAAACCTAACAATAGCGATAGATAGAAAAACAGGATACAATAGGAAAAAATTAATTTCTAAACTTATTGAACTAAGATATGAAAGAAATGACATTGCATTTGAAAGAGGAAAATTTAGAGTGAAAGGTGATGTGATAGATATATATCCATCATATATGGAAAGTGGTTATAGAATTGAGTTTTGGGGAGATGACATAGAAGAGATTTCCGAAATAAATACTTTGACAGGTCAGAAGATAAAAAAGAATATAGAGAGAATAGCAATTTCACCTGCAACTCATTATGTTACAGAAGAAGGCGAGCAAGAAAGAATAATTGAAGCTATAAAAAAAGATCTTGAAATAGAAGTTGAAGCATTTGAAAAGTCAGGAAAGCTTTTAGAGGCCCAAAGATTGAAACAAAGAACAGAGTATGATTTAGAGATGATTCAGCAAGTGGGATACTGTAAAGGGATAGAAAATTATTCAAGATATCTAACAAAAAAATATCCCGGTGAAAAGCCAGATACGTTGATGGATTATTTTCCAAAAGATTTTATAGTGTACATAGATGAATCACATATTGGGATACCTCAGATAAGAGGAATGTATAATGGTGATAGAGCAAGAAAAACATCACTTGTTGAGAATGGATTTAGATTGAAATCAGCACTGGACAATAGACCGTTAACATTTGATGAATTTAGAGAAAATTGTGGTCAGACAGTTTTTATTTCAGCTACTCCCGGAGAGTTTGAAATTGAAAAATCATCAGGGCATATAGCTGAGCAGCTAATAAGACCGACAGGAATCTTGGACCCTAAAATAGAGGTCAGAGAAACCAAAAATCAAGTCGATAATTTACTCGAAGAAATAAGAAAAAATGTAGAAAAAAAAGAAAGAGTTTTAATAACAACACTAACTAAAAAAATGGCAGAAGAGTTAACTGAATTCTATTTGACACTTGGAGTTAGAGTGAAATATATGCATTCAGATATCGATACATTAGAGAGAATAGAGATTATAAAAGGACTAAGAAAAGGTGAATTTGATGTTCTTGTAGGAATAAATTTATTGAGAGAGGGACTTGATATCCCTGAAGTATCTCTTGTAGCAATTTTAGAAGCTGACAAAGAAGGTTTTTTAAGAAGCAAAAGATCACTTGTTCAAACGATTGGAAGAGCAGCAAGAAATACAGAAGGAAGAGTTATTTTATATGGAGATGTTATGACTGAATCTATGCGTTATGCGATAGATGAAACCAACAGAAGAAGGAAAAAGCAACATGAATATAATTTGCTTCATGGAATAGAGCCAAAGACTATTTATAGAGAAGTTTCAGAATCAGTTTTTGTTTGGGCAAATGAGGAAGAAAAAATAATTGAAGCAAAACATTTCACAAGCAAACAAGATATTGAAAAGGAAATATCTAAGCTTTTAATAGAGATTAAAATTCTTTCTGAAGAGCTAGATTTTGAAAAAGCAATTGAAAAACGTGATGAGATGAATAAATTAAAAATGATGCTGTTAGAGTTGTAG